Proteins found in one Aerosakkonema funiforme FACHB-1375 genomic segment:
- a CDS encoding DEAD/DEAH box helicase yields the protein MTFRNLGLSTDLLRAVADSGYTSPTPIQQQAIPAILKGQDVFASAQTGTGKTAGFTLPLLQLLDTTNPNNGHRKPRALILTPTRELADQVKDSVQTYGKYLSLRSTAIYGGVGIGPQIQTLRRGIDILVATPGRLLDHLGQKTVDLSQIEILVLDECDRMLDMGFIHDIRKILAKLPASRQTLMFSATFSKEIQQLASTLLNSPTQIEVAPRNTAAEQVEQVVHPVDRDRKRELLSYMIGFHNWKQVLVFTRTKHGANRLAEQLAKDGLKSTAIHGNKTQAARTRALQDFKQGKVRVLVATDVASRGLDIDQLPHVVNFELPNVPEDYVHRIGRTGRAGNVGRAVSLVSSDEYPLLKDIERLLNRTLAKLVIRGYEPTSPAQPVAEQLKPKRSNQRRSSQGKSQTPSTPTRSKKSTKSGNRDRKRLRTA from the coding sequence CACCAACCCCCATTCAGCAGCAAGCAATTCCCGCCATTCTGAAAGGGCAAGACGTTTTCGCCAGCGCCCAAACAGGAACGGGAAAGACGGCTGGCTTTACCCTGCCTCTACTGCAACTCCTGGACACAACCAACCCCAACAACGGGCATCGCAAGCCTCGCGCCCTCATCCTCACCCCCACTCGCGAATTGGCAGATCAGGTCAAGGATAGCGTCCAAACCTATGGCAAATACCTGTCCCTGCGATCGACAGCGATCTATGGCGGCGTCGGCATTGGGCCGCAAATTCAAACGCTGCGTCGGGGAATTGATATTCTAGTCGCTACGCCCGGTCGGTTGCTCGACCACCTTGGGCAAAAGACCGTAGACCTATCCCAGATAGAGATACTGGTGCTGGATGAATGCGATCGGATGTTAGATATGGGCTTCATCCACGACATCCGCAAAATCTTGGCGAAACTGCCCGCATCGCGGCAAACGCTGATGTTTTCTGCCACTTTCTCTAAAGAGATTCAGCAGCTTGCCAGCACTCTGCTAAATTCTCCGACACAGATCGAAGTGGCTCCCCGCAATACCGCCGCCGAACAGGTGGAACAGGTGGTTCATCCTGTCGATCGCGATCGCAAGCGAGAACTCCTTTCTTATATGATCGGGTTCCACAATTGGAAACAGGTACTGGTCTTCACCCGCACCAAACACGGAGCCAACCGTCTAGCCGAGCAGCTTGCTAAAGATGGGCTGAAAAGCACCGCAATTCATGGCAACAAAACTCAGGCAGCCCGCACCCGTGCCCTGCAAGACTTTAAGCAAGGGAAAGTGCGGGTATTAGTTGCTACCGACGTAGCATCGCGGGGACTAGATATCGACCAGCTTCCCCATGTGGTGAACTTTGAACTACCCAATGTCCCAGAAGACTACGTGCATCGCATCGGTCGCACAGGTCGCGCTGGAAACGTTGGACGAGCCGTTTCCCTAGTCTCTAGCGATGAATATCCACTCTTAAAAGACATCGAACGGTTGCTCAATCGAACCCTTGCCAAGCTAGTAATTCGAGGGTACGAGCCAACCTCCCCAGCTCAGCCTGTGGCAGAGCAACTGAAGCCGAAGCGATCGAATCAACGTCGCAGTAGCCAGGGAAAGTCCCAGACACCATCCACACCCACCCGCAGCAAAAAGTCCACAAAATCGGGGAATCGCGATCGAAAACGGCTCCGCACTGCCTAA